One region of Eretmochelys imbricata isolate rEreImb1 chromosome 2, rEreImb1.hap1, whole genome shotgun sequence genomic DNA includes:
- the LOC144260226 gene encoding stonustoxin subunit alpha-like — MAGSDDTIAMPALGRPFQLGMLYDCRSDSLIPGITLWGLEQLRKDVNTKPQPKTEFEIIASDTIEEKANALNVTASLKASFLGGLVEVSGSAKYLNDTKKSKQQARITLQYSATTNFEQLTMNHLGPENVSYPAVFDQGTATHVVTAVLYGAQAFFVFDREVSSSENVREIEGKLQIAIKKIPMFSIEGEGAVKMDESEKLNAAKFNCKFHGDFALERNPTNFEDAMQTYSTLPKLLGAQGEKAVPVRVWLYPLTKLDSRAARLVREISFSLISDAQTALEELAEVNMRCNDMVKSPIATSFPEIKLKIQQFRDLCKQHRQTFQKQLAGLLPLIRGGGKEEGGLVDILSCKNQSPFNTQSLSEFLDTKEKEMNYVNSYLRILSNVKVVSSQSELDEIVLNPELDFIVSFTFTSLHEEEPYLSDLKQWLQTQYIKETHDPAAASSVAEKPKSKMWFEEQEINRKARKSAKSLSRFVSVNKSNGKIQFIVSSVPDKDNPGTSIYLYEEGELISTNFEAPSKPLPPLIDGIKHDRVQLKFNPAAYGRAEICGYRAEYRIVGQENWTTVNVNNTQETFTVTGLRANTEYQFRYAAVSKPGLSESSDVSNPVKTLPPTSPPGKHVTVIVDSSAIALTWESPSVIGDGVRIREYKVEYKEEAGDTSQEGKDKWLQRRTEKRTEFYSIDGLSPETPYRVRVSAVCADGAVSDPSEETCISTLKKANVTLDPDTAHPELVLSDDRRTMSRGPESQMLPYKPERFDYLLSVLGSEGFTWGKHSWQVKVEGGVAGDWAVGVARQSVLRKEEVGFTPENGVWVMQKWGNARDYRAQTSPVTHLSLSREPSRIRVSLDYEGGLVAFNYADDLAPIFTFPQASFNGEKIFPFFWVWGRGFQLSIHP, encoded by the exons ATGGCCGGATCAGATGACACCATTGCGATGCCGGCTCTGGGCCGCCCTTTCCAGCTGGGGATGCTGTACGACTGCCGCAGTGACTCCCTCATCCCAG GGATCACGCTGTGGGGCCTGGAACAGCTTCGCAAGGATGTAAACACAAAACCACAACCCAAGACTGAATTTGAGATCATCGCATCCGACACCATTGAAGAGAAGGCCAATGCCCTCAATGTCACAGCCTCGCTGAAGGCCAGTTTCCTGGGGGGGCTGGTTGAAGTAAGTGGATCTGCCAAATACTTAAATGACACCAAAAAATCCAAACAACAGGCCCGAATTACTCTCCAGTACTCTGCCACAACAAACTTTGAGCAACTAACTATGAACCATTTAGGACCAGAGAATGTCTCTTATCCTGCTGTATTTGACCAAGGCACGGCCACCCATGTGGTCACGGCTGTGCTGTACGGGGCTCAGGCTTTCTTCGTGTTTGATCGGGAAGTTTCTTCTTCTGAGAATGTACGTGAGATAGAGGGAAAGCTCCAGATTGCAATTAAAAAGATACCCATGTTTTCCATAGAAGGGGAAGGAGCTGTCAAAATGGATGAAAGTGAAAAATTAAACGCTGCAAAATTTAACTGCAAGTTCCATGGTGATTTTGCTCTTGAGAGAAATCCAACTAATTTCGAAGATGCCATGCAAACATATTCCACCCTCCCCAAGCTGCTGGGTGCCCAGGGGGAGAAGGCCGTACCAGTGAGAGTCTGGCTGTACCCGCTGACCAAGCTGGATTCCAGAGCTGCTCGGCTGGTGCGTGAGATCAGCTTTTCACTGATTTCTGATGCTCAGACTGCTCTGGAGGAACTGGCAGAAGTAAACATGCGATGCAATGACATGGTGAAGAGTCCGATCGCCACAAGCTTCCCCGAAATCAAGCTGAAAATCCAGCAGTTCAGAGATCTGTGTAAGCAACACAGACAGACTTTCCAGAAACAGCTAGCAGGACTCTTACCATTAATCCGTGGAGGTGGAAAAGAGGAAGGGGGCCTGGTGGATATTTTGTCATGTAAAAACCAGTCACCGTTCAATACCCAGAGCCTCAGTGAATTTCTGGATACAAAGGAGAAAGAGATGAATTATGTGAATTCCTACCTTAGGATCCTAAGCAATGTAAAAGTGGTGTCCTCTCAGAGTGAACTAGATGAAATAGTACTCAACCCTGAGCTTGACTTCATTGTCTCCTTTACATTCACCTCACTGCATGAAGAGGAGCCATATTTATCAGATTTAAAACAGTGGCTTCAGACCCAGTATATAAAGGAAACTCATGATCCTGCAGCAGCCAGTTCTGTCGCTGAGAAACCAAAATCCAAAATGTGGTTTGAGGAACAAGAAATTAATAGAAAAGCTCGAAAATCTGCAAAGTCCCTTTCACGTTTTGTCAGTGTCAACAAATCTAACGGGAAGATTCAGTTCATTGTGTCCTCTGTTCCAGACAAGGACAATCCAGGCACTTCCATTTACCTGTATGAGGAGGGAGAGCTGATCAGCACCAACTTTGAGGCTCCATCAAAGCCTCTTCCTCCCCTGATTGATGGAATCAAACATGACCGTGTGCAGCTCAAGTTTAACCCAGCAGCCTATGGAAGGGCTGAGATATGCGGCTATCGGGCAGAGTACAGAATTGTAGGACAGGAGAACTGGACGACTGTGAATGTAAATAACACGCAAGAGACATTCACAGTAACAGGGCTACGTGCAAACACCGAGTACCAGTTCCGATACGCTGCAGTGAGCAAACCAGGGCTCAGCGAGAGCAGCGATGTGAGTAATCCTGTGAAGACTCTCCCTCCTACCAGCCCGCCTGGGAAGCACGTAACAGTTATTGTAGATTCATCTGCCATCGCCCTCACCTGGGAGAGTCCAAGTGTCATTGGAGATGGAGTCAGAATAAGGGAGTATAAGGTGGAATATAAAGAGGAGGCAGGAGATACAAGTCAGGAGGGGAAAGACAAATGGCTGCAACGAAGGACAGAAAAGAGAACCGAATTCTATAGCATTGATGGACTGAGTCCTGAGACACCCTACAGAGTCCGGGTTTCGGCTGTGTGTGCGGATGGGGCTGTGAGTGACCCAAGCGAAGAGACTTGTATCTCAACCCTAAAGAAAG cgaatgtgactctggatccagacacggcacATCCTGAGCTCGTCCTGTCTGATGATCGAAGAACCATGAGCCGGGGCCCCGAGAGCCAGATGTTGCCTTACAAACCGGAGAGATTTGATTATTTGCTGAGTGTGCTGGGCTCTGAGGGCTTCACCTGGGGGAAACATTCCTGGCAGGTGAAGGTGGAGGGAGGAGTAGCCGGAGACTGGGCTGTGGGGGTAGCTAGACagtctgtgctgaggaaggaAGAGGTTGGCTTTACCCCCGAGAATGGGGTCTGGGTGATGCAGAAATGGGGCAATGCCAGAGACTATCGGGCTCAAACCTCCCCTGTCACCCACCTGTCCTTGAGTAGAGAACCCAGCAGGATCCGGGTCTCTCTGGACTATGAAGGGGGGTTGGTGGCATTTAATTatgctgatgatctggccccgatcttcactttcccacaGGCTTCTTTCAATGGGGAGAAAATCTTCCCTTTCTTCTGGGTCTGGGGTAGAGGATTCCAGCTGAGTATCCATCCCTGA